Proteins found in one Zea mays cultivar B73 chromosome 1, Zm-B73-REFERENCE-NAM-5.0, whole genome shotgun sequence genomic segment:
- the LOC100217087 gene encoding Bidirectional sugar transporter SWEET12-like, with protein MITVGHPVVFAVGILGNILSFLVTLAPVPTFYRVYKKKSTESFQSVPYVVALLSAMLWLYYALLSVDLLLLSINTIACVVESVYLAIYLTYAPKPAMAFTLKLLCTMNMGLFGAMVAFLQFYVDGQRRVSIAGGVGSAFAFAVFVAPLTIIRQVIRTKSVEFMPFWLSFFLTVSAVAWFFYGLLMKDFFVAMPNVLGLLFGLAQMALYFVYRNRNPKKNGAVSEMQQAAAVQADAEKEQQLRQADADADADGKAATTDDDGGQTAVVVDIMPPPPLLPAERAPPLPLPPHPAMVMTTAHQTAVEVV; from the exons ATGATTACTGTTGGGCACCCGGTGGTGTTTGCTGTGGGGATCCTAG GCAACATCTTATCATTCTTGGTCACCCTTGCACCAGT GCCGACGTTCTACCGTGTTTACAAGAAGAAGTCGACGGAGTCGTTCCAGTCGGTGCCGTACGTGGTGGCTCTGCTGAGCGCAATGCTGTGGCTCTACTACGCGCTGCTCAGCGTggacctcctcctcctctccatCAACACCATCGCCTGCGTCGTCGAGTCCGTCTACCTCGCCATCTACCTCACCTACGCGCCCAAGCCCGCGATGGCTTTCACCCTCAAGCTGCTCTGCACCATGAACATGGGGCTCTTCGGGGCCATGGTCGCCTTCCTGCAGTTCTACGTCGACGGGCAGCGCCGCGTCTCCATCGCCGGCGGCGTCGGCTCCGCCTTCGCCTTCGCCGTCTTCGTCGCTCCTCTCACCATCATC CGgcaagtgatcaggaccaagagcGTGGAGTTCATGCCCTTCTGGCTCTCCTTCTTCCTCACCGTCAGCGCCGTTGCCTGGTTCTTCTACGGCCTCCTCATGAAAGATTTCTTCGTCGCG ATGCCGAACGTGCTGGGCCTGCTGTTCGGCCTGGCCCAGATGGCCCTCTACTTCGTGTACCGGAACCGGAACCCAAAGAAGAACGGCGCCGTGTCGGAGATGCAGCAGGCAGCGGCGGTGCAGGCCGACGCCGAGAAGGAGCAGCAGCTGCGGCAGGCCGACGCCGATGCCGACGCCGACGGGAAGGCTGCGACAACCGACGACGACGGGGGCCAGACCGCCGTCGTCGTCGACATCATGCCGCCACCGCCACTGCTGCCAGCGGAGAGGgccccgccgctgccgctgcccccGCATCCGGCGATGGTGATGACGACCGCGCATCAGACGGCCGTGGAGGTGGTCTGA